In the genome of Candidatus Nanopelagicales bacterium, one region contains:
- a CDS encoding fumarate hydratase: MPEFVYTDLLPLGPDRTPYRQIAVDGVDTVEVGGRTFLTVEPETLRALTFEAMRDIQHLLRPAHLAQLRSILDDPEASPNDRFVALDLLKNANVAAGGVLPMCQDTGTAIVMGKRGQHVLTTGPDEAAISRGVFDAYEQLNLRYSQMAPLSMWEERNTGTNLPAQIELYADTEPGHETTYKLLYIAKGGGSANKSYLYQETKAILNPASFRTFLDEKLRLLGTAACPPYHLAIVVGGTSAEYALKAVKYASTHYLDELPVHGSELGHGFRDLEMEAEVLAMTREFGIGAQFGGKYFCHDIRVVRLPRHGASVPIAIAVSCSADRQALAKITPEGVFLEQLETDPAQYLPDVSDEHLDDDVVRIDLNQPMDEIRKALSRLPVRTRVSLTGPLVVARDIAHARIKEMLDRGEPMPAYLRDHAVYYAGPAKTPEGYPSGSFGPTTAGRMDAYVDQFQRAGGSFVMLAKGNRSKAVTDACRDNGGFYLGSIGGPAARLAKDNIRKVEVLDFPELGMEAVWRIEVEDFPAFVVVDDKGNDFFADTLRPVALTIPVGPPESR; this comes from the coding sequence ATGCCCGAGTTCGTCTACACCGACCTGCTCCCCCTCGGTCCCGACCGGACCCCGTACCGGCAGATCGCGGTGGACGGGGTCGACACGGTCGAGGTGGGGGGGCGCACCTTCCTCACTGTCGAGCCCGAGACCCTGCGCGCCCTGACCTTCGAGGCGATGCGCGACATCCAGCACCTGCTCCGGCCGGCGCACCTGGCCCAGCTGCGGTCGATCCTCGACGACCCGGAGGCCAGCCCGAACGACCGGTTCGTCGCGCTGGACCTGCTGAAGAACGCGAACGTGGCCGCCGGCGGCGTCCTGCCGATGTGCCAGGACACCGGGACCGCGATCGTCATGGGCAAGCGCGGCCAGCACGTGCTCACGACGGGCCCGGACGAGGCGGCCATCTCCCGGGGCGTGTTCGACGCCTACGAGCAGCTGAACCTGCGCTACTCGCAGATGGCTCCGCTGTCGATGTGGGAGGAGCGCAACACCGGGACCAACCTGCCCGCCCAGATCGAGCTGTACGCCGACACCGAGCCGGGTCACGAGACGACCTACAAGCTGCTGTACATCGCCAAGGGCGGTGGCTCGGCGAACAAGAGCTACCTGTACCAGGAGACGAAGGCGATCCTGAACCCCGCGTCGTTCCGGACGTTCCTGGACGAGAAGCTCCGCCTGCTCGGCACCGCGGCATGCCCGCCCTACCACCTGGCCATCGTCGTCGGCGGCACCAGCGCGGAGTACGCCCTGAAGGCGGTGAAGTACGCCAGCACCCACTACCTCGACGAGCTGCCCGTGCACGGGTCGGAGCTCGGCCACGGTTTCCGCGACCTGGAGATGGAGGCCGAGGTCCTTGCGATGACGCGGGAGTTCGGGATCGGGGCGCAGTTCGGCGGAAAGTACTTCTGCCACGACATCCGGGTCGTGCGGCTGCCGCGGCACGGTGCGTCGGTCCCCATCGCCATCGCGGTGTCCTGCTCCGCGGACCGGCAGGCGCTCGCGAAGATCACACCGGAGGGCGTGTTCCTCGAGCAACTGGAGACCGACCCGGCGCAGTACCTGCCGGACGTGTCCGACGAGCACCTCGACGACGACGTGGTCCGGATCGATCTGAACCAGCCGATGGACGAGATCCGAAAGGCGTTGTCGCGGCTGCCCGTTCGGACCCGGGTCTCGTTGACCGGGCCCCTGGTGGTGGCACGCGACATCGCGCACGCGCGCATCAAGGAGATGCTGGACCGGGGCGAGCCGATGCCCGCGTACCTGCGCGACCACGCGGTCTACTACGCCGGACCGGCCAAGACGCCGGAGGGTTACCCGTCCGGCTCCTTCGGGCCGACGACGGCGGGCCGGATGGACGCCTACGTCGACCAGTTCCAGCGTGCCGGCGGCTCATTCGTCATGCTGGCCAAGGGAAATCGGTCGAAGGCCGTGACGGATGCGTGCCGGGACAACGGCGGCTTCTATCTCGGTTCGATCGGCGGCCCGGCTGCGCGGCTGGCGAAGGACAACATCCGCAAGGTCGAGGTGCTGGACTTCCCCGAGCTGGGGATGGAGGCGGTCTGGCGGATCGAGGTCGAGGACTTCCCCGCGTTCGTCGTCGTCGACGACAAGGGCAACGACTTCTTCGCGGACACGCTGCGACCGGTGGCCCTCACGATCCCCGTGGGGCCGCCCGAGAGTCGTTGA
- a CDS encoding PhoH family protein: protein MPAARRRSSRARDRRTYVLDTSVLLSDPHALLRFDEHEVVVPVVVVTELEAKRTHPELGYFARTALRLLDDLRVENGRLDEPIAVGHAGGTVRVELNHTDTSVLPTGFQLGDNDSRILAVARNLSAEGCDVVLVSKDLPMRVKASVVGLAAEEYRAELVVESGWTGMSELEVASGDIDALYDDGVVDVEAARELPCHTGLVLLSDRGSALGRVTSDKRVRLVRGDREAFGLHGRSAEQRIALDLLLDPEVGIVSLGGRAGTGKSALALCAGLESVLERRQHRKVVVFRPIYAVGGQDLGYLPGTEHEKMSPWGQAVFDTLGALTTQEVVEEVVDRGMLEVLPLTHIRGRSLHDSFVIVDEAQSLERNVLLTVLSRIGRDSRVVLTHDVAQRDNLRVGRHDGVVAVVEKLKGHPLFAHVTLTRSERSPIAALVTEMLEDLPI from the coding sequence GTGCCCGCTGCCCGACGACGCTCCTCCCGCGCGCGTGATCGCCGCACGTACGTCCTCGACACCAGCGTCCTGCTCTCCGACCCGCACGCGCTGCTGCGGTTCGACGAGCACGAGGTGGTCGTCCCGGTCGTGGTGGTCACCGAGCTGGAGGCCAAGCGGACGCACCCGGAGCTGGGCTACTTCGCCCGAACCGCACTGAGGTTGCTCGACGACCTGCGCGTCGAGAACGGACGCCTGGACGAGCCGATCGCCGTCGGCCACGCCGGCGGAACCGTGCGGGTGGAGCTGAACCACACCGACACCTCCGTGCTCCCCACCGGTTTCCAGCTGGGGGACAACGACTCCCGCATCCTGGCCGTCGCGCGCAACCTGTCCGCCGAGGGCTGCGACGTCGTTCTGGTCAGCAAGGACCTCCCGATGCGGGTGAAGGCGTCGGTGGTCGGGCTGGCCGCGGAGGAGTACCGCGCCGAGCTCGTCGTGGAGTCCGGCTGGACCGGGATGTCCGAGCTCGAGGTCGCCAGCGGTGACATCGACGCGCTGTACGACGACGGCGTGGTCGACGTCGAGGCCGCGCGCGAGCTGCCCTGCCACACCGGGCTGGTCCTGCTGTCCGACCGCGGCAGCGCGCTGGGCCGGGTCACCTCCGACAAGCGGGTCCGGCTGGTGCGCGGGGACCGCGAGGCGTTCGGGCTGCACGGCCGCAGCGCGGAGCAGCGGATCGCGCTGGACCTGCTGCTCGACCCCGAGGTCGGCATCGTCTCCCTCGGCGGTCGCGCGGGCACCGGCAAGAGCGCGCTGGCCCTGTGCGCCGGGCTGGAGTCGGTGCTCGAACGCCGTCAGCACCGCAAGGTGGTCGTCTTCCGGCCGATCTACGCCGTCGGGGGACAGGACCTCGGCTACCTGCCCGGCACCGAGCACGAGAAGATGTCGCCCTGGGGCCAGGCCGTGTTCGACACCCTCGGTGCGCTCACCACGCAGGAGGTCGTCGAGGAGGTCGTCGACCGCGGGATGCTGGAGGTGCTGCCCCTCACCCACATCCGCGGCCGCTCGCTGCACGACTCGTTCGTCATCGTCGACGAGGCACAGTCGTTGGAGCGCAACGTCTTGCTGACCGTGCTGTCGCGCATCGGGCGGGACTCCCGCGTGGTGCTCACCCACGACGTCGCCCAGCGGGACAACCTGCGGGTGGGTCGCCACGACGGGGTCGTGGCGGTGGTGGAGAAGCTCAAGGGGCACCCGTTGTTCGCCCACGTCACGCTGACCCGCTCGGAGCGCTCGCCGATCGCGGCCCTGGTCACCGAGATGCTGGAGGACCTCCCGATCTGA